One Diadema setosum chromosome 8, eeDiaSeto1, whole genome shotgun sequence genomic window carries:
- the LOC140231855 gene encoding uncharacterized protein, which produces MPGTPYCIARLTECVAAQLVDVKEKWKASREFVRTRPLTALFLTAASIALLLPLSCFLFVVSSSFILSLLAFFCIQGTVVAIATVVLIPSLIISALFATGLVVFVKGTRLVWDAVQAARRTVVLVIWPRLVELRKDGVGGGFQGKYKFQRCPNKNTDPLAKGDFSRPSIKTTFIDSDPLAAVDEERLDSRLMGEENHHDESVGEQEVADY; this is translated from the exons ATGCCAGGTACTCCATATTGTATAGCTCGCCTCACCGAGTGTGTCGCTGCCCAGCTAGTAGACGTGAAGGAGAAATGGAAAGCATCGCGGGAGTTTGTGCGCACCCGTCCGCTGACCGCCCTGTTCCTCACGGCTGCCTCTATCGCACTCCTGCTTCCTCTGTCTTGTTTCCTCTTCGTTGTCAGTTCGTCGTTCATCTTGTCGCTTTTGGCGTTCTTTTGCATCCAGG GCACCGTCGTGGCGATAGCCACCGTCGTGTTGATTCCAAGCCTGATCATCTCCGCGCTCTTCGCTACTGGGCTGGTGGTCTTTGTCAAAGGGACTCGCTTGGTCTGGGACGCAGTCCAAGCCGCCAGACGGACAGTCGTTCTCGTCATCTGGCCACGCCTTGTCGAGCTGCGAAAGGACGGTGTTGGTGGGGGCTTCCAGGGAAAG TACAAATTCCAGCGCTGTCCCAACAAGAACACCGACCCACTGGCCAAGGGGGACTTCTCCCGACCTAGCATCAAGACGACGTTCATCGACAGCGACCCGCTTGCTGCTGTCGATGAAGAACGACTCGACAGTAGACTGATGGGCGAGGAGAACCACCATGATGAATCGGTGGGCGAACAGGAGGTTGCAGATTACTAG
- the LOC140231692 gene encoding uncharacterized protein, which translates to MRTEAKTVHVDERPSFAGSLVTIFAGQGARAAESKTLRETLPGKSRVGRILLNDNHSQDRLLDMKLADIQQMRRKAEIFISHQQKTFIAKMEKRQNTWVREHSRFSNNTNLVMPPDDLVEDVPPTRETTKSQLLEGADITGRKSSRSAPNDGKTSGEQGANGSLPNITYMTEDSENSPRDGTNPGGTSFLKEPEPYDRRPRMFVGLPPITQAKRSGFQPSGNIDEMFDDKALRKKIQWSTSGEAAGNESPTKRANVQSTEPADPNAPQTGRESKVSAIEEEEIEETTYYGPTPVFVLSRNLPRIQIREPMTRKFHFSKVQQPKVRQRHPRTRSGAVNESDDPLADDRFLKLQQLLASDIVKDHESRELSALARGMLAAKRFGRSKKKEEVPAEKEA; encoded by the coding sequence ATGAGAACGGAGGCCAAGACAGTGCACGTGGACGAACGTCCAAGCTTTGCCGGTAGCCTCGTCACCATCTTCGCCGGGCAGGGAGCCAGAGCTGCCGAGAGTAAGACCCTGCGGGAGACACTACCAGGAAAGAGCCGGGTGGGGCGGATCCTGCTGAATGATAACCACAGCCAGGATCGCCTCCTGGACATGAAGCTGGCAGACATCCAGCAGATGCGACGCAAGGCGGAGATCTTCATTTCACACCAGCAGAAGACCTTTATCGCCAAGATGGAGAAACGGCAGAACACTTGGGTCCGCGAACACTCGAGGTTTTCCAACAATACCAACCTCGTCATGCCCCCGGATGATCTGGTCGAGGATGTGCCACCAACCAGAGAAACAACAAAATCGCAGCTCCTGGAAGGTGCGGACATCACTGGACGAAAGTCTAGTAGGAGTGCTCCAAACGACGGAAAGACTAGTGGGGAACAAGGAGCCAATGGTTCTCTCCCTAATATAACGTACATGACTGAGGACTCAGAGAACTCCCCTCGAGATGGAACAAACCCCGGTGGGACTTCATTTCTTAAAGAACCCGAACCGTACGACCGGAGACCTAGGATGTTCGTGGGATTGCCACCAATTACCCAAGCAAAGAGATCGGGCTTCCAGCCGTCGGGTAACATCGATGAAATGTTTGATGATAAGGCCCTGCGAAAAAAGATCCAATGGTCAACGAGCGGCGAGGCAGCGGGAAACGAGAGCCCGACTAAACGGGCCAACGTGCAGTCCACCGAGCCTGCTGACCCCAACGCACCTCAAACTGGTAGGGAGTCCAAAGTGAGTGCAATAGAAGAAGAGGAGATCGAGGAAACCACATACTATGGACCCACTCCAGTCTTTGTCCTATCCCGTAACCTGCCAAGAATTCAGATTCGCGAACCGATGACGAGGAAGTTTCATTTCTCCAAGGTTCAACAGCCCAAGGTTCGTCAAAGACATCCTCGAACTCGATCAGGAGCCGTCAACGAGTCCGACGACCCACTGGCTGACGACCGATTTCTCAAATTACAGCAATTACTGGCGAGTGACATCGTCAAGGACCATGAATCAAGAGAGCTGTCTGCCTTGGCTAGAGGGATGCTTGCCGCCAAACGATTCGGTCGAAGCAAAAAGAAGGAAGAGGTCCCTGCTGAGAAAGAGGCGTGA